One genomic window of Hymenobacter sp. J193 includes the following:
- a CDS encoding TerB family tellurite resistance protein, whose product MNDTQLLQQYSEPEKTAYLSVIASLASADREASAAEVEFLQQLAQSAGLSSGAAQQVIAAAQDSTNESVKSNLDALRQSDLRFSLVTDLISFARADGAYSNTEEEMVNKISTYLGITPQQTHALEQVVDQAAQVPHSASDPAKQSFLGGIGDKLDSVGIPKGALMAGLLGVVAPMVISKVMSGRGSQMGGMGGGPLGGSMGGLMGGAMGGSSMGGLLGGLLGGGLLSGVLGGGGSSNTGSYGNYPQQGTHTGSGGLGSLVSILGGLGGRPNSAPRSAGGGGLGGLLGGSGMGGLLGGLLGGR is encoded by the coding sequence ATGAATGATACCCAACTGCTCCAGCAGTATTCCGAACCCGAAAAAACAGCTTATCTAAGCGTTATTGCCAGCCTGGCCTCCGCCGACCGCGAAGCATCAGCCGCCGAAGTAGAGTTTTTGCAGCAGCTGGCCCAATCGGCTGGCCTGAGTAGCGGTGCTGCGCAGCAGGTTATTGCTGCCGCCCAGGACTCTACGAACGAAAGCGTGAAAAGCAACCTGGATGCCCTGCGCCAGAGCGACCTACGCTTCTCTCTGGTGACTGACCTCATCAGCTTTGCCCGTGCCGACGGGGCTTACTCCAATACGGAGGAAGAAATGGTCAACAAGATTTCAACCTACCTGGGCATCACACCCCAACAGACGCACGCTTTGGAGCAGGTAGTGGACCAGGCCGCACAGGTGCCGCACTCGGCTAGCGACCCGGCCAAGCAAAGCTTCCTGGGCGGTATCGGCGACAAGCTCGACAGCGTGGGCATTCCGAAAGGAGCGTTGATGGCCGGCCTGCTCGGCGTGGTAGCCCCTATGGTTATTTCCAAAGTGATGAGCGGCCGTGGCAGCCAGATGGGCGGCATGGGCGGTGGCCCGCTTGGTGGTAGCATGGGCGGCCTGATGGGCGGCGCTATGGGTGGCAGCTCGATGGGCGGTTTGCTCGGCGGCCTGCTCGGTGGTGGTCTGCTAAGTGGTGTGCTCGGCGGCGGTGGCTCGTCCAACACCGGCAGCTACGGCAACTACCCGCAACAGGGTACGCACACCGGTAGCGGTGGCCTGGGTTCTCTGGTATCTATCTTAGGTGGTCTGGGTGGCCGGCCCAACTCGGCGCCGCGCAGCGCCGGGGGCGGTGGCCTAGGCGGCCTGCTCGGTGGCAGCGGCATGGGTGGCCTGCTAGGCGGCCTGCTGGGTGGCCGCTAA